In Ignavibacteriales bacterium, one DNA window encodes the following:
- a CDS encoding regulatory protein RecX, with translation MQIAAIRKVKRNVQVILDSGEELLIRYEIFLKNGLRNGDPFTDDLIQVISKQNKIFEAKEKAFNLLTRRNHSSKEIERKLLQRKFDKGIVTEVIIDLQQSDFLNDERFTREYVEERLRLSTNGLGKIKKELYARGIPREIINTIIDENSDVDETDNALELAKKKMKSLSSRKIIDKRKLKQKIYSFLLSKGFDYETIENAYRKIITETGNEIGLNDE, from the coding sequence ATGCAAATTGCGGCAATTAGGAAAGTAAAAAGAAATGTACAGGTAATTTTAGACTCAGGTGAAGAGTTATTAATCAGGTATGAGATTTTTCTTAAAAATGGTTTAAGAAATGGCGATCCATTTACTGATGATTTAATTCAGGTTATCAGTAAACAAAACAAAATATTTGAAGCAAAGGAAAAAGCATTTAACCTTTTAACACGAAGGAATCATTCTTCAAAAGAAATTGAAAGAAAATTATTACAGCGCAAGTTTGATAAGGGAATTGTTACTGAAGTAATTATTGATTTGCAACAATCAGATTTTCTTAACGATGAAAGATTTACAAGAGAATATGTAGAAGAAAGATTAAGACTTTCTACAAATGGTTTAGGTAAAATTAAAAAAGAACTATATGCCCGGGGAATCCCGAGAGAAATAATTAATACAATTATTGATGAAAACAGTGATGTTGATGAAACTGATAATGCATTGGAGTTGGCAAAGAAAAAAATGAAATCTTTATCCTCAAGAAAAATAATTGATAAACGGAAGTTAAAACAAAAAATATATTCATTCCTTTTATCCAAAGGTTTTGATTACGAAACAATTGAAAATGCTTACAGAAAAATTATAACTGAAACTGGGAATGAAATTGGATTAAATGATGAATAA
- the thpR gene encoding RNA 2',3'-cyclic phosphodiesterase: MKNRLFIALKLPRDIIDEIDSIRNSIYQDDIDRKWESKEKFHLTLKFLGDVEESDSVPFIKKIKPILEGYNKITCEFDKFGFFLSRILWISLKVDDKLLEIVDKVENEFEHLGFEKEKRMFKPHITLLRIKENPDDEFISSFKNFILPQKSFYCNEISLMKSKLLPGGSVYSDVKLFKLL, encoded by the coding sequence ATGAAGAATAGGTTATTTATAGCATTAAAATTACCACGGGATATAATTGATGAAATAGATTCTATTCGTAATTCGATTTATCAGGATGATATTGACAGAAAATGGGAATCAAAGGAAAAGTTTCATCTAACTTTAAAATTCCTTGGAGATGTTGAAGAATCCGATTCTGTTCCATTCATAAAAAAAATTAAACCTATTTTGGAAGGTTATAATAAAATTACCTGTGAATTTGATAAATTTGGATTTTTTTTATCGCGGATTCTGTGGATAAGTCTTAAAGTTGATGATAAGCTTTTAGAAATAGTTGATAAAGTTGAAAATGAATTTGAACATTTAGGATTTGAAAAAGAAAAACGTATGTTCAAACCGCATATTACTTTGTTGAGGATAAAAGAAAATCCTGATGATGAATTTATTTCAAGTTTCAAAAACTTTATTTTGCCGCAAAAAAGTTTTTACTGTAATGAAATATCATTGATGAAAAGTAAACTTTTACCTGGCGGTTCAGTTTATTCAGATGTAAAATTATTTAAATTGTTATAA
- a CDS encoding phosphoribosylaminoimidazolesuccinocarboxamide synthase — MQREVLLKSEFPKLKLFKKGKVREIYDLDEHFLIVASDRLSAFDVIMNQGIPYKGIVLNKISEYWFNYSKNIIKNHLITSDVNEYPAVCQEYLSVLDGRSMLVIKTDVVPIECIVRGYISGSGWNDYKKTGMISGIKLPEGLVESEKLPEPIFTPSTKAEIGEHDENITAEQAIKIVGNEIFEKIKSATLEIYKAAAEFALTKGIIIADTKFEFGVYNGKVIIVDEVLTPDSSRFWPKDKYQKGIAQESFDKQYVRDYLISIGFNKQPPPPDLPEEIIKVTSEKYKEALFQLTGEKLD; from the coding sequence ATGCAGAGAGAAGTTTTATTAAAATCTGAGTTTCCAAAACTAAAATTGTTTAAAAAAGGGAAGGTTAGAGAAATATATGATTTAGATGAACATTTTTTAATTGTCGCATCGGACCGTCTTTCCGCTTTTGATGTGATTATGAATCAAGGAATTCCGTATAAGGGAATTGTCTTGAACAAAATTTCAGAATATTGGTTTAACTACTCAAAAAATATTATAAAGAATCATCTTATAACTTCCGATGTAAATGAATATCCAGCAGTTTGCCAGGAATATTTATCTGTATTGGATGGAAGATCAATGCTGGTAATTAAAACAGATGTTGTTCCAATTGAGTGCATTGTTCGTGGATATATCTCTGGATCGGGATGGAACGATTACAAAAAAACTGGAATGATTTCTGGAATAAAGCTTCCCGAAGGATTGGTAGAATCGGAAAAACTTCCCGAGCCAATTTTTACTCCATCAACAAAAGCTGAAATTGGTGAACACGACGAAAACATTACTGCAGAGCAAGCTATAAAAATTGTTGGCAATGAAATATTTGAGAAAATTAAAAGTGCTACATTAGAAATTTATAAAGCCGCTGCAGAATTCGCTTTAACTAAAGGAATAATTATAGCTGATACAAAATTTGAATTTGGAGTTTACAACGGAAAAGTAATAATTGTTGATGAAGTCCTTACACCGGATTCTTCCCGTTTTTGGCCAAAAGATAAATATCAAAAGGGAATAGCTCAGGAAAGTTTTGATAAACAATATGTAAGAGATTACCTTATTTCAATTGGATTTAACAAACAACCGCCTCCACCTGATTTACCAGAAGAAATTATCAAAGTTACGAGCGAAAAATATAAAGAAGCACTTTTTCAACTTACCGGTGAAAAATTGGATTAA
- the guaB gene encoding IMP dehydrogenase yields the protein MKKKLTPNKGKPKVVFEGFTFDDLLLLPSKSNVLPRDVDITTFLTTDIKLNIPFLSAAMDTITESKMAIAMAVEGGIGIIHKNMSIERQAEEIDKVKRSESGMILKPITLTPEKTIQDALLLMSKYHISGIPIIDEVGKLVGILTNRDLRFEPNIHLKVKNIMTTNNLVTAPVGTTLEQAEKILQKHRIEKLPVVDKKGILKGLITFKDIRKKRKFPFASKDEHGRLRVGAALGVTKDTMERAEMVLKAGADVLVIDTAHGHSSGVVKTIKEIHKKYKYAQLIAGNIISPEAALDLIQAGVNAVKVGIGAGSICTTRVIAGVGVPQISAIMNVHSATKSKGIPLIADGGVKQTGDVPKAIASGADSVMIGGMFAGVEETPGENVLLEGRSFKVYRGMGSLGAMMEGSGDRYFQDAEDGIKKLVPEGIEGRVPFKGALAETIYQFVGGLRAAMGYCGTKNINELKEKAKFIKMTNAGLRESHPHDVIITEEAPNYHI from the coding sequence ATGAAAAAGAAACTAACTCCAAACAAAGGAAAACCCAAAGTAGTTTTTGAAGGATTTACATTTGATGATTTACTTTTACTTCCTTCAAAATCAAATGTATTACCACGTGATGTTGACATTACAACTTTTCTAACGACTGACATAAAGCTAAATATACCATTCCTTTCAGCAGCTATGGATACAATAACAGAATCGAAGATGGCAATAGCTATGGCGGTGGAAGGTGGTATTGGGATTATCCATAAAAATATGTCAATCGAAAGACAGGCAGAAGAAATTGATAAAGTGAAACGTTCTGAAAGTGGGATGATTTTGAAACCAATTACTCTTACTCCGGAAAAAACAATTCAAGATGCTCTTTTATTAATGAGCAAGTACCATATTTCCGGTATCCCGATTATAGACGAAGTTGGAAAACTTGTTGGAATTCTTACAAACCGAGATTTACGATTTGAACCCAACATTCATCTTAAAGTAAAAAATATAATGACTACAAATAATCTTGTTACTGCTCCGGTAGGCACTACGCTTGAACAGGCAGAAAAGATTCTTCAAAAACATAGAATCGAAAAATTACCCGTTGTTGATAAGAAAGGAATTTTAAAAGGATTAATTACCTTTAAAGATATTAGGAAGAAAAGGAAATTTCCTTTTGCCAGTAAAGATGAGCACGGAAGATTAAGAGTTGGTGCTGCCTTGGGAGTTACAAAAGATACTATGGAACGAGCTGAAATGGTTCTAAAAGCTGGTGCTGATGTTCTGGTTATCGATACTGCACATGGTCATTCATCAGGTGTTGTAAAAACAATAAAAGAGATCCATAAAAAATATAAATATGCTCAACTAATCGCTGGTAATATTATTAGTCCCGAAGCAGCGCTTGACTTAATACAAGCCGGCGTTAATGCAGTTAAAGTTGGAATTGGTGCAGGTTCAATTTGTACTACAAGAGTAATTGCCGGAGTTGGTGTACCACAAATATCAGCAATCATGAATGTTCATTCAGCTACAAAGTCAAAAGGGATTCCACTTATTGCAGACGGTGGAGTTAAGCAAACCGGGGATGTTCCAAAAGCGATTGCCTCCGGGGCAGATTCGGTAATGATCGGTGGTATGTTTGCAGGAGTTGAAGAAACCCCGGGAGAAAATGTTCTTCTTGAAGGAAGAAGTTTTAAAGTTTATCGTGGGATGGGTTCCCTTGGTGCAATGATGGAAGGCAGCGGAGATAGATATTTTCAGGATGCAGAAGATGGAATTAAAAAATTAGTTCCGGAAGGAATTGAAGGACGTGTTCCTTTCAAAGGTGCTTTAGCAGAAACAATCTACCAATTTGTAGGTGGACTTAGAGCAGCTATGGGTTATTGCGGAACAAAAAATATTAATGAATTAAAAGAAAAAGCTAAATTTATAAAAATGACAAATGCTGGATTGCGCGAAAGTCATCCACACGATGTTATAATTACTGAAGAAGCACCTAATTATCATATTTAA
- a CDS encoding acyl-CoA dehydrogenase family protein, producing MMNNFVGVDYFNIENLLSEEEVLVRDTVREFVSNEVIPIIEEYNRNSKFPIQLVPKMAELGLFGSTLPAKYGCAEMNNVAYGLVMQELERGDSGIRSFVSVQSALVMYPIFQFGSEEQKDYWLPLLAKGEKIGCFGLTEPDFGSNPGGMITKAEKVDGGFLLNGAKMWITNGTIADIAVVWAKLNGIVNGFLIEKGSKGFSAPEMKGKHSLKASVTSELIFEDVFVPENKLLPNTSGLKSALMCLNQARYGIAWGVVGAMMACYDAALQYSLSRVQFSKPIAAYQLTQEKLVYILTEITKAQLLNLQLGRLKDSGKLKHTQVSLAKRNNCEKALEIARIAREIFGANGILDEYPVMRHSANLESVKTYEGTHEMHTLIIGEDITGFPAYD from the coding sequence ATGATGAATAATTTTGTTGGTGTAGATTACTTTAACATAGAAAATTTACTTTCAGAAGAAGAAGTCCTCGTCCGGGATACGGTTAGGGAATTTGTATCTAACGAAGTGATTCCAATAATTGAGGAGTATAATCGTAATTCCAAATTTCCAATTCAACTTGTTCCTAAAATGGCTGAGTTAGGATTATTCGGGAGTACTTTACCGGCTAAATACGGTTGTGCAGAAATGAATAATGTTGCATATGGTTTAGTTATGCAGGAACTTGAACGCGGGGATAGTGGAATAAGAAGTTTTGTTTCCGTACAAAGTGCACTGGTAATGTATCCAATATTTCAATTTGGTTCTGAAGAACAAAAAGATTACTGGCTTCCACTATTAGCTAAGGGAGAAAAAATTGGCTGCTTTGGATTAACTGAACCAGATTTCGGTTCGAATCCAGGCGGTATGATTACTAAAGCTGAAAAAGTCGATGGTGGATTTCTTCTTAATGGCGCAAAGATGTGGATTACTAACGGGACAATTGCAGATATTGCCGTTGTGTGGGCTAAGCTTAATGGAATAGTAAATGGATTCCTAATTGAAAAGGGAAGCAAAGGATTTAGCGCTCCGGAAATGAAAGGAAAACATTCTCTGAAAGCATCTGTTACCTCTGAATTAATTTTTGAAGATGTTTTTGTTCCTGAAAATAAACTACTGCCAAACACATCTGGATTGAAATCTGCTTTGATGTGTTTGAATCAGGCGCGATATGGAATTGCCTGGGGAGTTGTTGGTGCAATGATGGCTTGTTACGATGCAGCATTACAGTACTCACTCTCGCGAGTACAATTTAGTAAACCAATTGCAGCTTATCAATTAACACAGGAAAAATTGGTTTATATATTAACTGAAATTACAAAAGCCCAATTATTAAATCTGCAGCTCGGAAGATTGAAAGATTCCGGGAAATTAAAACATACACAGGTTTCTTTGGCAAAAAGAAATAATTGTGAGAAAGCACTGGAGATTGCCCGAATAGCACGGGAAATTTTTGGTGCAAATGGAATACTTGATGAATATCCGGTTATGCGTCATTCAGCCAATTTGGAATCTGTTAAAACTTATGAAGGCACTCACGAAATGCATACGCTGATTATTGGTGAAGATATAACAGGATTTCCGGCATATGATTAA
- a CDS encoding phosphatidylglycerophosphatase A, which yields MERINSFEKILGSGFYTGYIPFASGTFGSLVGLLIYCIPGFENIHVIIPAIIVFFVIGIQIGNKFEKVYGKDPAQCTIDEVMGMWISLLLVPKTILNMVLGFFIWRIFDIIKPYPARDLEKLDGGLGIMIDDFVAAIYSLILVHFLLFIINRMN from the coding sequence TTGGAGCGAATTAATTCTTTTGAAAAAATACTCGGTTCAGGATTTTATACCGGATATATTCCATTTGCTTCCGGCACTTTTGGAAGTCTGGTTGGTTTATTGATTTATTGTATTCCCGGGTTTGAAAATATTCATGTGATAATTCCTGCAATTATTGTTTTTTTTGTAATCGGAATCCAGATAGGAAATAAATTTGAGAAAGTGTATGGAAAAGATCCCGCACAATGCACTATTGACGAAGTTATGGGAATGTGGATCTCGCTTCTTTTAGTTCCTAAGACTATTTTAAATATGGTACTTGGTTTTTTTATTTGGAGAATTTTTGATATAATTAAGCCCTACCCGGCAAGAGATTTGGAGAAATTGGATGGTGGTTTAGGTATTATGATTGATGATTTTGTGGCAGCAATTTATTCTTTGATTCTTGTGCATTTTCTCCTTTTTATCATAAATAGGATGAATTAA
- the recA gene encoding recombinase RecA produces the protein MSAEKDAKLKILDETISNIEKSFGKGSIMKLGNGVIAPVESISTGSLSLDWALGIGGVPRGRIVEIYGPESSGKTTLCLHIMAEAQKVGGLAAFIDAEHALDVNYAKRLGVDTNNLLISQPDYGEQALDIVDTLIRSNAIDIIIIDSVAALVPRAEIEGEMGDAHMAMQARLMSQALRKITGAISRSKTCVIFTNQLRSKIGVMFGNPETTTGGNALKFYASVRLDIRRIAAIKEGTDVIGNRTKVKVVKSKIAPPFKEVEFDILYNEGISKAGDVIDLGVNHGIIKKSGSWFTYGEDRFQGREQMRTKLNELPEILEKLTLEVKTKLGMIKELVEPVEEVPVVKEKKK, from the coding sequence ATGTCTGCTGAGAAAGATGCAAAGTTAAAAATATTAGACGAAACGATTTCTAATATTGAGAAGAGTTTTGGTAAAGGCTCTATTATGAAATTAGGTAATGGAGTTATTGCTCCGGTTGAATCGATATCAACTGGCTCATTATCGCTGGATTGGGCGCTCGGTATTGGCGGCGTTCCCCGCGGCAGGATTGTGGAAATTTATGGTCCGGAATCTTCCGGCAAAACAACTCTTTGTTTGCACATTATGGCTGAGGCACAAAAAGTTGGAGGTCTTGCTGCATTCATAGATGCTGAACATGCACTTGATGTTAATTATGCTAAACGGCTTGGTGTTGATACAAATAACCTGTTAATATCTCAACCTGATTATGGTGAGCAGGCTTTGGATATCGTGGATACTTTAATCCGCAGTAACGCTATTGATATAATTATTATCGATTCTGTTGCAGCTTTGGTTCCCCGTGCAGAAATTGAAGGCGAAATGGGCGATGCCCACATGGCAATGCAGGCGAGATTAATGTCTCAAGCATTAAGAAAAATTACCGGCGCAATTTCAAGATCAAAAACCTGTGTTATTTTTACTAATCAACTAAGGAGTAAAATTGGAGTGATGTTTGGAAATCCTGAAACTACAACTGGCGGCAACGCATTAAAATTTTATGCTTCGGTTCGGTTGGATATAAGAAGGATTGCGGCAATAAAGGAAGGAACTGATGTAATTGGAAACAGAACAAAAGTGAAAGTTGTAAAAAGCAAAATTGCACCACCATTCAAGGAAGTTGAGTTTGATATTTTGTACAATGAAGGTATAAGCAAAGCTGGTGATGTAATTGATCTGGGTGTGAATCATGGAATAATTAAAAAAAGCGGTTCCTGGTTTACTTATGGCGAAGATCGGTTCCAGGGAAGGGAACAGATGAGGACAAAACTAAATGAACTCCCTGAAATTTTAGAAAAATTAACTCTGGAAGTAAAAACAAAACTGGGAATGATTAAAGAATTGGTTGAACCAGTTGAAGAAGTACCTGTAGTTAAAGAAAAGAAAAAGTAA
- a CDS encoding competence/damage-inducible protein A codes for MKIQIISIGDEILIGDTINTNALFIASKLVENQFEVPKITVVGDDEDEILNEFNDALSKNDAVIVTGGLGPTHDDITKKCISKFFNSDLIINEEALNDLKIFFEKRGRQLTEINRMQALVPEVASVLKNTKGTAPGLWVEKDKKILISLPGVPYEMEALMELSVIPKLLIARGKLNKIKKVKNLLTTGMPESYLFNRLGNLDELLQGAKLAFLPNQFGVKVRITVEDDTEDSAINRLSEIEQKIRTLVGRYIYGIENISLEEVIGRLLKERGLTIAIAESCTGGIISNRLTNISGSSDYFERGLVTYSNAAKVELLKVNEDSIVEFGSVSVEVAKQMAEGIKAISGTDIGLSTTGIMGPTGATSTKPVGLVYIGFCQEKVCFAKKFQFSEDRILNKERSSQAALELLRRQLLGIPYEE; via the coding sequence ATGAAAATTCAAATAATCAGTATTGGAGATGAAATTTTAATTGGTGATACCATCAACACGAATGCATTATTTATTGCCTCAAAACTGGTAGAAAATCAATTTGAAGTTCCCAAAATTACTGTTGTAGGTGATGATGAAGATGAAATTTTAAATGAATTTAATGATGCGCTTTCTAAAAATGATGCTGTGATAGTAACCGGTGGATTAGGTCCAACGCACGATGATATTACCAAGAAATGCATATCAAAGTTTTTCAATTCTGATCTAATCATAAATGAAGAAGCACTAAATGATTTGAAAATTTTCTTTGAGAAAAGAGGCAGACAGCTAACTGAAATTAACCGGATGCAGGCACTCGTTCCAGAAGTTGCCTCCGTTCTTAAGAATACCAAAGGTACAGCTCCAGGGCTATGGGTTGAGAAAGATAAAAAGATTTTGATATCGCTTCCCGGTGTTCCTTATGAAATGGAAGCCTTGATGGAACTTAGTGTTATTCCAAAACTTTTAATTGCAAGAGGCAAACTTAATAAAATTAAAAAAGTAAAAAATCTTTTAACAACAGGAATGCCAGAATCCTATTTATTTAACAGGCTTGGTAATTTGGATGAACTGCTTCAAGGGGCTAAATTAGCTTTTCTACCAAATCAATTTGGAGTTAAAGTTCGCATAACAGTTGAAGATGATACTGAAGATTCTGCAATAAACCGTTTAAGTGAAATTGAACAAAAAATTCGCACATTAGTTGGCAGATATATTTATGGAATAGAAAATATATCTTTGGAAGAAGTGATTGGTCGGTTACTTAAAGAAAGAGGTTTAACCATTGCTATTGCTGAATCCTGCACAGGCGGAATTATTAGCAATAGGTTGACCAATATAAGTGGTAGTTCCGATTATTTTGAGAGAGGATTAGTTACTTATAGCAATGCTGCAAAAGTAGAGCTATTAAAAGTAAATGAAGATTCAATAGTTGAATTTGGATCAGTTAGTGTGGAAGTAGCTAAACAAATGGCGGAAGGAATTAAAGCCATCAGTGGAACCGATATTGGACTTTCTACAACTGGAATTATGGGACCTACTGGTGCAACTTCTACCAAACCCGTTGGTTTGGTGTACATTGGATTTTGTCAGGAAAAAGTTTGCTTTGCAAAAAAATTCCAATTTAGTGAAGATAGAATTTTAAATAAGGAAAGATCTTCGCAGGCAGCATTGGAATTGTTACGAAGGCAGTTGCTGGGAATACCATATGAAGAATAG
- the pgsA gene encoding CDP-diacylglycerol--glycerol-3-phosphate 3-phosphatidyltransferase has translation MVYPNQLTILRIILTPIFLVLFLSEEPLLKQISLGVYIIAAITDWYDGWLARKFNYITNWGKFLDPLADKILTASAFLAFAFLGILELWMVLIIIIRDFAITGLRAYADYKGVGISTSYMAKWKTFIQMVFIYYLLLIYTLKTIKQIYLGNEKLFALLTDPTFIYICMVLVTLITLYTGISYIYFNRRLVRKMFGAN, from the coding sequence ATGGTCTATCCTAATCAGTTAACTATACTCAGAATCATTCTAACGCCAATATTCCTGGTGTTATTTCTTTCTGAAGAACCACTTCTAAAGCAAATATCTTTAGGAGTTTATATCATTGCGGCAATTACTGATTGGTATGATGGTTGGCTTGCCAGAAAATTTAATTACATAACAAACTGGGGAAAATTTTTAGATCCGCTTGCTGATAAAATACTAACAGCTTCAGCTTTTCTTGCTTTTGCATTTTTAGGTATTTTAGAATTATGGATGGTGTTAATTATTATCATTCGAGATTTTGCAATTACAGGGCTGCGTGCTTATGCTGATTATAAAGGAGTTGGTATTTCTACAAGTTATATGGCAAAGTGGAAAACTTTTATTCAGATGGTTTTCATTTATTATCTTTTACTAATCTATACTTTAAAAACTATCAAACAAATTTATCTGGGAAATGAAAAACTGTTTGCATTGTTAACCGACCCAACTTTTATATACATTTGTATGGTGCTTGTAACTTTAATTACTCTTTATACCGGAATTTCATATATCTATTTCAACAGAAGATTAGTAAGGAAAATGTTTGGAGCGAATTAA